CAGGAGTTAACGCGGCGGGGCATGTACGATGACTGTCTGACCGATCTGGTGAGCCAGGTGCGTGAGCTGCAAACTGCCCATCATCATATGCAGGGCTAACGTTTTCTTCGCAACGGCCGCCGAACGGCGGCCGCAGAGGGTGTTACGAGCCTGGATTAATCAGCCAGGTCCCCGCTTTATCAATCTTCAGCGTCTGTGAGTGAATGCGATCCTGCGCATGCACTTCGATGGTGTATTCACCAGCCGCCAAATTCAGCGAAGCGTAGCCGCTGTTGCTGGGTTTAACGTCCATCGGCTGACCGTTGATCACGATCGATTCATCATGGCGCAGCTTAAGATAAACCGTGGCCAGCGCAGGTGGGCTGGCGGCGGTCGAGGGTTTAGCCGTTGGCGGCGCGACTGATGCCGTGTTGTCGCTGGCCTGTTGTGTATCGGCGGCGGGTGCCGGGCCGTGTCGATTAACACCAATTGCCACGGCGATCACTACCAGTGCCGCGATGGCGCTCAACAGCAGCAGCAGCTTAGATGGCCGTCTGGCGGTGCCGCGGTTCAGCGGTTCTGCCGCGGCGGCCCCGTGATTCACCGCCATAACTTCCGGCTGCGGCATCTCTGTTGGCATCATCTCAGGCTGGGGCTCTGCGGCGGCAGCCATCGGCGTTGGCCAGGTGTTGACCAGTTCCTGCACATCGCTAACCGGCAGATCGATCAGCGCGGCGAACTCATCAATACTTTGCGGACGCTGATCGGGCTTCATCGCCAGTGCCCGGTCGATGGCGTGCAGCAAGGAGAGCGAATAGCCTGCCGGCTGCAGATCGGCCAGCGGCTTGTAACTGTCTTCGATACAGCGCACCACGCTGACCGGCGGAGGGCTGCCCATGATCAGCGTATGCAGCACCGCGCCCAGCGCATAAATATCGGTCCACGGACCCTGTTCGCTGTCGCTCTCTTCGCTGTATTGTTCAATCGGCGCAAAGCCTGGCTTGAGCATGATCTC
The sequence above is drawn from the Duffyella gerundensis genome and encodes:
- a CDS encoding serine/threonine protein kinase; this encodes MTANENQKTMANALSAGHRFNEFEIKEVIGGGGFGIVYRAWDHLLERTIAIKEYMPLSLAIRNDDMSLGLRSERYQKLFAAGLTSFIQEARLLARFNHPGLLHVLRFWEENGTAYMGTLFYSGMSLKEWQLTSPEQINEAWIRQLLPPLFGAISTIHQAGYLHRDISLDNIQIQENQLPVLLDFGSARKEIGNLSDETEIMLKPGFAPIEQYSEESDSEQGPWTDIYALGAVLHTLIMGSPPPVSVVRCIEDSYKPLADLQPAGYSLSLLHAIDRALAMKPDQRPQSIDEFAALIDLPVSDVQELVNTWPTPMAAAAEPQPEMMPTEMPQPEVMAVNHGAAAAEPLNRGTARRPSKLLLLLSAIAALVVIAVAIGVNRHGPAPAADTQQASDNTASVAPPTAKPSTAASPPALATVYLKLRHDESIVINGQPMDVKPSNSGYASLNLAAGEYTIEVHAQDRIHSQTLKIDKAGTWLINPGS